Proteins encoded within one genomic window of Bacillus sp. 1NLA3E:
- the mnmG gene encoding tRNA uridine-5-carboxymethylaminomethyl(34) synthesis enzyme MnmG → MQYEAGNYDVIVIGAGHAGCEAGLAAARLGAKTLVITINLDMVAFMPCNPSIGGPAKGIVVREIDALGGEMGKNIDKTYIQMRMLNTGKGPAVRALRAQADKFAYQHEMKKTLENEPNITLLQGMAETLIVEDGVCKGMITKTGAIYRSTTVVITTGTYLKGEIIIGDLKYSSGPNNQQPSVRLSEHLQELGLELVRFKTGTPPRVNSHTIDYSKAEIQPGDEVPRAFSYETTKFITDQLPCWLTYTNENTHHIIDSNLHRSPMFSGMIKGTGPRYCPSIEDKVVRFNDKPRHQIFLEPEGRNTQEVYVQGLSTSLPEDVQRQIIRSISGLENAEMMRSGYAIEYDAVVPTQLWPTLETKVVKNLFTAGQINGTSGYEEAAGQGLVAGINAGRKALARQEMILGRSDAYIGVLIDDLVTKGTNEPYRLLTSRAEYRLLLRHDNADLRLTEIGHQMGLISEDRYQRFLEKKEMIEEEKKRLNSIFIKPTEQVQELIKAQGGSELKDGVRASDLLKRPEMTYDHIDLLIPSEVLLDSEVKEQVEIQTKYEGYIEKSLQQVDRLKKMEDKKIPENIDYDAVTGIATEARQKLKKVQPLSIAQASRISGVNPADISILLVYIEQGKIVRVSRD, encoded by the coding sequence ATGCAATATGAGGCCGGAAATTATGACGTGATTGTCATCGGTGCAGGGCATGCTGGCTGTGAAGCAGGACTTGCTGCAGCACGCCTTGGAGCAAAAACTTTAGTAATCACCATCAATTTAGACATGGTTGCATTTATGCCATGTAACCCATCAATTGGGGGACCTGCAAAGGGAATTGTCGTTCGGGAAATTGATGCCCTTGGTGGGGAAATGGGAAAAAATATTGATAAGACCTATATCCAAATGAGAATGCTGAATACTGGAAAAGGTCCAGCTGTAAGAGCATTACGTGCACAGGCTGATAAGTTTGCTTATCAGCATGAAATGAAAAAAACACTTGAAAATGAGCCTAACATCACCTTGCTCCAGGGAATGGCTGAAACTCTAATCGTTGAAGATGGAGTATGCAAAGGGATGATTACAAAAACTGGAGCAATTTATCGTTCGACGACTGTGGTTATCACAACGGGTACGTATTTAAAGGGAGAAATCATTATTGGAGATTTGAAATACTCCAGTGGTCCTAATAATCAACAGCCTTCCGTAAGATTATCTGAGCATTTACAAGAGCTAGGCTTAGAATTAGTTCGCTTTAAAACAGGAACGCCTCCACGGGTCAACAGTCATACTATTGATTATAGTAAGGCAGAAATTCAACCAGGTGATGAAGTTCCTCGTGCGTTTTCTTACGAAACAACGAAATTTATTACCGATCAGCTCCCATGCTGGTTAACGTATACGAATGAAAATACGCATCATATCATTGATAGCAATTTACATCGTTCTCCTATGTTTTCGGGGATGATAAAAGGAACAGGTCCGCGTTACTGTCCTTCGATTGAGGATAAAGTGGTTCGATTCAATGATAAACCGCGCCATCAAATCTTCTTGGAACCAGAAGGACGCAATACCCAAGAAGTATATGTTCAAGGATTGTCGACTAGTCTTCCTGAAGACGTTCAAAGGCAAATTATTAGATCTATCTCAGGTCTTGAAAACGCTGAAATGATGCGTTCTGGATATGCAATTGAATACGATGCTGTTGTTCCGACCCAGCTTTGGCCAACACTTGAAACAAAAGTGGTTAAAAATCTCTTTACTGCAGGTCAAATTAATGGAACATCTGGTTATGAAGAAGCAGCAGGCCAAGGATTAGTTGCCGGAATTAATGCAGGAAGAAAAGCATTAGCTAGACAAGAAATGATTCTTGGTAGATCTGATGCCTATATTGGTGTATTAATAGATGATCTTGTGACAAAGGGAACGAATGAACCATACCGATTACTAACTTCAAGGGCAGAATATCGTTTGTTATTACGTCACGATAATGCTGATTTACGTTTAACGGAAATTGGTCATCAGATGGGATTAATTTCAGAAGATCGTTACCAAAGATTTTTGGAAAAGAAAGAAATGATTGAGGAAGAGAAAAAACGGTTAAATTCTATCTTTATTAAACCGACAGAGCAAGTCCAAGAGCTTATTAAAGCGCAAGGTGGAAGTGAGCTGAAGGATGGCGTGAGAGCATCTGATCTCTTGAAACGTCCTGAAATGACCTATGATCATATTGACCTCCTTATACCAAGTGAAGTTTTACTTGATTCAGAAGTTAAAGAACAAGTTGAAATTCAAACTAAATATGAGGGTTATATTGAGAAGTCATTACAGCAGGTTGACCGATTAAAGAAAATGGAAGACAAAAAAATCCCTGAAAATATTGATTATGATGCTGTAACAGGCATAGCAACTGAAGCACGTCAGAAATTAAAGAAAGTTCAACCGTTATCAATTGCCCAAGCATCAAGAATTTCAGGGGTGAATCCAGCCGATATTTCAATTTTGTTGGTTTATATTGAACAAGGAAAAATAGTACGTGTTTCAAGGGATTAA
- the rsmG gene encoding 16S rRNA (guanine(527)-N(7))-methyltransferase RsmG, giving the protein MNIEQFQTMLAEKGISLSPHQLEQYEQYYQTLVEWNEKMNLTAITEKESVYLKHFFDSISASFYFDFNQPLNICDVGAGAGFPSIPIKIAFPNIHVTIVDSLNKRIHFLEHLADKLKLDNVRFIHDRAETFGRNPKHREQYDVVMARAVARMSVLTELCLPLAKVGGTFIAMKAQSASEELEAANKAITVMGGKLTTVHSFMLPIEESERNLLIVNKMKSTPKQYPRKPGTPNKTPIE; this is encoded by the coding sequence ATGAATATAGAGCAATTTCAAACGATGTTGGCGGAGAAGGGGATCAGTCTTTCTCCTCACCAACTCGAACAGTATGAACAATATTATCAAACACTGGTTGAATGGAATGAAAAGATGAACTTAACTGCTATTACGGAAAAAGAATCCGTTTATCTTAAGCATTTTTTCGATTCCATTTCAGCTTCCTTTTACTTTGATTTTAATCAACCATTAAATATTTGTGATGTCGGCGCTGGCGCTGGATTTCCAAGTATACCAATTAAAATAGCCTTTCCTAATATTCATGTAACCATTGTGGATTCCTTGAATAAACGGATCCATTTCTTAGAACATCTAGCAGATAAATTAAAACTAGACAATGTTCGGTTTATTCATGATCGGGCTGAAACATTTGGGAGAAACCCTAAACATCGTGAACAATATGACGTTGTGATGGCGAGAGCTGTTGCAAGAATGTCAGTGTTAACAGAACTTTGCTTACCACTTGCTAAAGTGGGAGGAACCTTCATTGCGATGAAGGCTCAAAGTGCATCAGAAGAACTTGAAGCAGCCAATAAAGCAATTACAGTTATGGGTGGAAAATTAACTACTGTTCATTCCTTCATGCTACCTATAGAGGAAAGTGAACGGAATTTGTTAATTGTGAACAAAATGAAATCCACTCCAAAGCAATATCCGAGAAAACCAGGAACTCCTAATAAAACACCAATTGAATAG
- a CDS encoding ParA family protein, translated as MSKTIAIANQKGGVGKTTTSVNLGACLAYIGKKVLLVDIDPQGNATSGIGVEKAGVEQCIYDVLVDDVEASKVIMPTVVENLFAIPATIQLAGAEIELVPTISREVRLKRALEEVKDQFDFIIIDCPPSLGLLTLNALTAADSVLIPVQCEYYALEGLSQLLNTVRLVQKHLNHDLKIEGVLLTMLDARTNLGLQVIEEVKKYFQDKVYQTIIPRNVRLSEAPSHGEPIIIYDPKSRGAEVYLDLAKEVVVNG; from the coding sequence GTGAGCAAAACTATTGCCATCGCGAACCAAAAGGGAGGGGTCGGGAAAACGACCACTTCAGTTAATCTAGGCGCCTGCTTAGCATACATAGGAAAAAAGGTCTTGTTAGTAGACATCGATCCACAGGGGAATGCGACAAGTGGGATTGGTGTTGAAAAGGCTGGGGTAGAACAATGTATCTATGATGTTCTAGTCGACGATGTAGAAGCAAGCAAGGTCATTATGCCAACTGTCGTTGAAAATCTGTTTGCAATCCCTGCTACGATTCAATTAGCTGGGGCGGAAATTGAGCTTGTACCGACTATTTCACGTGAAGTTCGTTTAAAAAGAGCTTTAGAAGAGGTTAAGGATCAATTTGATTTTATTATCATCGATTGCCCTCCATCACTTGGTCTATTGACACTTAATGCCTTAACTGCTGCAGATTCTGTCCTTATTCCTGTTCAATGTGAGTATTATGCTCTTGAAGGATTAAGCCAGCTTTTAAATACAGTCCGACTTGTTCAAAAGCATCTTAATCATGATTTGAAAATTGAAGGTGTATTGTTAACCATGCTTGACGCAAGAACAAATTTAGGCCTTCAAGTCATTGAAGAGGTAAAAAAATATTTTCAAGATAAAGTCTATCAAACTATTATCCCAAGAAATGTACGCCTGAGCGAGGCACCAAGCCACGGGGAACCAATCATTATATATGATCCGAAATCTCGTGGGGCCGAGGTTTATTTAGATCTGGCGAAGGAAGTGGTTGTTAATGGCTAA
- the noc gene encoding nucleoid occlusion protein, with protein MKNSFSRFFGLGEKGEQVEIGIDEEQSSELEETSEHEEIRKIPINKIVANRFQPRTVFDDDKIEELARTIHTHGIIQPIVVREFENDRFEIIAGERRWRAMKKLGWLEAPTIIKNLNDTETASVALIENLQREELSPIEEAVAYGKLLELHNLTQEALAQRLGKGQSTVANKLRLLKLPQEVRDALLNKLITERHARSLIPLKDPEKQVQLLNELIEKNLNVKQTEDRVVKMLDQTDIKQKPKRKAFSKDMRIAVNTIRQSLTMVSDSGINLNAEEEEFEDFYQFTIRIPKKK; from the coding sequence ATGAAGAATTCTTTTTCACGCTTTTTTGGCCTGGGCGAAAAGGGGGAACAGGTTGAGATTGGCATAGATGAAGAGCAATCGAGTGAGCTTGAGGAAACGAGTGAGCATGAGGAGATAAGAAAAATTCCGATAAACAAAATAGTTGCGAACCGTTTTCAACCTAGAACAGTTTTTGATGATGATAAAATTGAAGAATTGGCAAGAACCATACATACCCATGGGATTATTCAACCGATTGTTGTAAGAGAATTCGAAAATGATCGATTTGAAATTATCGCTGGGGAACGTCGTTGGAGAGCAATGAAAAAACTCGGTTGGCTAGAAGCTCCAACGATAATCAAAAATTTAAATGATACCGAAACAGCATCAGTTGCTTTAATTGAAAACCTTCAGCGGGAAGAATTATCTCCTATTGAAGAAGCAGTGGCATATGGTAAACTTCTTGAACTTCACAATTTGACTCAAGAAGCTCTTGCTCAACGACTTGGAAAAGGGCAGTCAACTGTTGCCAATAAGCTTCGTCTTCTAAAGTTACCTCAAGAAGTCCGGGATGCACTATTAAATAAACTGATTACTGAACGACATGCCCGATCTCTCATTCCTTTAAAGGATCCAGAAAAACAGGTCCAATTGCTTAATGAGCTTATTGAAAAAAACTTAAATGTGAAACAAACGGAAGATCGCGTTGTGAAAATGCTTGATCAAACCGATATAAAACAAAAGCCGAAACGAAAAGCATTCAGTAAAGACATGAGAATTGCTGTTAATACCATTCGTCAATCACTAACAATGGTGTCAGACAGCGGGATTAATTTAAATGCAGAAGAAGAGGAATTTGAAGATTTTTACCAATTTACGATTCGAATTCCCAAAAAGAAATAA
- the mnmE gene encoding tRNA uridine-5-carboxymethylaminomethyl(34) synthesis GTPase MnmE yields the protein MEFDTIAAISTPMGEGAIAIVRLSGDEAISIVDKLFRGVNGKRIASVQSHTIHYGHLIDPKTEQVVEEVMVSVMKGPRTFTKEDVVEINCHGGIVSVNRVLQLVLNYGAQLAEPGEFTKRAFLNGRIDLSQAEAVMDLIRAKTDRAMNVALGQMEGRLSKLIQKLRQEILEILAQVEVNIDYPEYDDVEEMTHVMLIEKATYVRNEIEKLLQTSQQGKILREGLSTVIIGRPNVGKSSLLNSLVHENKAIVTDIPGTTRDVIEEYVNVRGVPLKLLDTAGIRETEDIVERIGVERSRQVLKEADLILLVLNYSDEFTEEDRNIFRAVEGMDVIVIINKTDLPQQIDMETVNELALNHKIVTTSLLEDRGVDELEEAIASLFFSGSIESGDLTYVSNSRHIALLNQAVHAIEEAINGIDIGIPIDIVQIDVTRTWELLGEIIGESVHESLIDQLFSQFCLGK from the coding sequence TTGGAATTTGATACAATTGCTGCAATTTCTACTCCAATGGGAGAGGGAGCGATTGCAATTGTCCGATTAAGCGGGGATGAAGCAATTTCAATTGTTGACAAGCTTTTTCGGGGAGTGAATGGAAAAAGGATAGCGAGTGTGCAATCACATACGATTCATTATGGACATTTGATTGATCCAAAAACAGAGCAAGTAGTAGAAGAGGTCATGGTTTCTGTGATGAAGGGCCCTAGGACTTTTACAAAAGAAGATGTTGTTGAAATAAATTGTCATGGTGGAATCGTGTCTGTTAATCGAGTTTTACAATTAGTATTAAACTATGGCGCACAACTTGCAGAACCAGGAGAATTTACAAAACGAGCATTTTTGAATGGACGGATTGACTTATCTCAGGCCGAGGCCGTAATGGATTTAATTCGTGCTAAAACGGATCGAGCCATGAATGTAGCATTGGGGCAAATGGAAGGTCGCCTTTCTAAATTGATTCAAAAGCTTCGCCAGGAAATTTTAGAAATCCTCGCCCAAGTCGAGGTTAACATAGATTATCCGGAATATGATGATGTGGAAGAAATGACTCATGTGATGTTAATTGAAAAAGCTACATATGTTCGAAATGAAATTGAGAAGCTTTTACAAACCTCTCAGCAAGGGAAAATTCTCCGTGAAGGCCTCTCAACTGTAATCATTGGTCGTCCGAATGTTGGTAAGTCATCATTGTTAAATAGCTTAGTTCATGAAAACAAGGCGATTGTTACGGACATCCCTGGAACAACCAGAGATGTGATTGAGGAATATGTGAATGTACGCGGTGTACCGTTAAAGCTTTTGGATACTGCTGGAATTCGTGAAACAGAGGATATTGTAGAAAGAATTGGTGTTGAACGTTCAAGGCAGGTTTTAAAAGAAGCAGATTTAATTTTACTTGTATTAAATTATTCTGATGAGTTCACAGAAGAGGACCGTAATATTTTTCGAGCAGTTGAAGGCATGGATGTTATCGTGATTATAAATAAGACAGATTTACCGCAGCAAATAGATATGGAAACTGTTAATGAACTAGCATTAAACCATAAAATTGTTACGACTTCGTTATTAGAAGATCGTGGAGTCGATGAGCTTGAGGAAGCGATTGCTTCATTGTTTTTTTCTGGTTCAATAGAGTCTGGTGATCTAACATATGTTTCTAATAGTCGCCATATTGCTTTATTAAATCAAGCCGTCCATGCAATCGAGGAAGCAATTAATGGAATAGATATTGGGATCCCAATTGATATTGTGCAAATCGATGTTACGAGAACATGGGAATTACTTGGAGAAATCATCGGAGAAAGCGTTCATGAAAGTCTAATAGATCAACTTTTTTCTCAATTTTGTTTAGGAAAATAA